In bacterium, the DNA window GAGACCTTCCTAACGGCCTTCGAGAAGCTGGGCGAGTTCGAGTTCCGCTCCAGCCTGGCGACCTGGCTGACGCAGATCTGCATCTATAAGTGCCATAACCGGTACCGGCAGAGGGCCAAGCAGGTGAGCCAGGAACACGCCGACCTGGACCTTTTGCTCCGTTCGGCGGCCAGGGACCGGCAAAGGGACCGGGACCAGGAGGCCGAAAAGCGGCACAAGCTGGGCATCATCGAAAAGTGCCTGGAAAAGCTGGGCAAGGACTGCGGGGAGATCGTCCGTTTGAGGGACCTGCAGGATAAGAGCTATGTCGAGATCGGGAAGGTCCTGAAACTGCCCTTGGGGACCGTGATGTCCAGGCTTTCCCGCTGTAAGCAGGCGCTCAAAACGCTTGTCCAAGAATATTTGGAACAAGCGAATTAGGAATTTTGAATTCTGAATTTTTAATGAACGAAGGCAAGCCATGACGGATCTAGTCCAAGACTTCTTCACGCGGGACCTGAGCGAGGCCGAGCACGAGGCCTTGTCCGGTCTTTTGGCCGGGTCCCCGGATGTGGCCTTGCGCTATGAGGGCTTGCTCGAACAGAACTACCTTTCCCTAGGCCTGCCCCAGCCCACCCTGCCCCCGGGCCTGCGGTCCCTGCCCAAGGCGGGCGGCCTGGCCGGTAGCGCCTGGTTGGCGATGGGCCTGGCCGGTCTAGCCGCCCTGGGCCTGGCCCTTTGGAAATATCAGCCCCGGTCCGCCTCCCAGCCCGCCGTAGCGGTGAAGGGCGCCGTGGAACCTTCTGTGCCGATCCTGAAGAAGAACGTGAAACGCCCGCTTCCCGTGGCGCCCGTGGCGGCGGGACCGGCCCAGGAAGGCCAAGAGTTGAGCGTGTTGCTGGACGCCCCCCAGAGGTCGTTGGTGACGGTCCGCATCCTCGACGCCCAGGGCCGGGAAGTCCGGGCCCTTTACACGGGTTTCGTCGAGGCCGGCCGTTGGAACTTCACCTGGGACGGCCTGTTGGCCGATGGAGCCCCCGCAGGCGCGGGGAATTACCGCATCG includes these proteins:
- a CDS encoding RNA polymerase sigma factor, giving the protein MDEKELVQKILRGDESAKAEFFTAHRERLYRNCVYLLGYNDPEAEDVVQETFLTAFEKLGEFEFRSSLATWLTQICIYKCHNRYRQRAKQVSQEHADLDLLLRSAARDRQRDRDQEAEKRHKLGIIEKCLEKLGKDCGEIVRLRDLQDKSYVEIGKVLKLPLGTVMSRLSRCKQALKTLVQEYLEQAN
- a CDS encoding FlgD immunoglobulin-like domain containing protein; the protein is MTDLVQDFFTRDLSEAEHEALSGLLAGSPDVALRYEGLLEQNYLSLGLPQPTLPPGLRSLPKAGGLAGSAWLAMGLAGLAALGLALWKYQPRSASQPAVAVKGAVEPSVPILKKNVKRPLPVAPVAAGPAQEGQELSVLLDAPQRSLVTVRILDAQGREVRALYTGFVEAGRWNFTWDGLLADGAPAGAGNYRIDVQSGATHLSKDIQIKLAPAP